The Wolbachia endosymbiont of Spodoptera picta genome segment AGTAACGTTATGATAGTAATTTATATAATTCTTTGTGCAATCTTTATAGCTGTTTTAGACAGTTCATTAGACTCTTAATTAAGGGGTATGTCTAACTTAGGAAAGATTTTCATCAATGTTGAGGTGGATAAGTAGGAACATTATGTTTTTTCTTTGAGTTGTGAAATTTCAGAATGAGAGAGACCGGTGATTTGAGCTATAACATCTATAGAGACACCGGCCTTGAGTGAGTTTTTGGCCACAGCTATTTTAGCCTGTTGTTCACCCTCTGCTATACCCTCTTCCTTACCTTCAGCTCTACCTTTTTCATGGCCGATTTGGATGCCTTCTTTCTTGCCCTTCTCTTCTCCAATTTGGATGCCTTCATGTTTAGCATCATCGAGCTTTTGAGCAAGGACAGCCTGTTCATCACGAATACGTTTGATCTCTTGTTCGTAGGCTATAAATTCTTTTTCTGACCAGTTGAACCTATTTAGTTCTTCATATGCTCTTTCAATTATTAGATCACTTCCTATTATTCTCTCTAGCTCTTCTTCACTAGTTTCATCTGCATATCTAAAGAAGTAGACCCATTTTTCAACTATACTTGAAAGCTGATCTTCTTTGGTTTTTGGAAATTTAGGTAACTCAATAAATATAAAGTAAAAATCTTTTAGATCATGCTCATTAGTATCTTCATCGCGAA includes the following:
- a CDS encoding Rpn family recombination-promoting nuclease/putative transposase encodes the protein MQDPDIASKKQSIVDVLCRDENGLQVIVEMQVAKTKGFEKRAQYYAAKAYSRQADKGDQYHDLKEVIFIAIADCILFPDKSEYKSKHTIRDEDTNEHDLKDFYFIFIELPKFPKTKEDQLSSIVEKWVYFFRYADETSEEELERIIGSDLIIERAYEELNRFNWSEKEFIAYEQEIKRIRDEQAVLAQKLDDAKHEGIQIGEEKGKKEGIQIGHEKGRAEGKEEGIAEGEQQAKIAVAKNSLKAGVSIDVIAQITGLSHSEISQLKEKT